A region of Triplophysa rosa linkage group LG16, Trosa_1v2, whole genome shotgun sequence DNA encodes the following proteins:
- the klhl38a gene encoding kelch-like protein 38, which translates to MAGISPETFPFKDQELPAHLLFQLNILRQEQIFTDVILCTGDKEIPCHRNVLVSSSPYFRAMFCSNFRESSQPRVDLKGLASQVIECIVDYIYTGTITITMELVLPLMQAASMLQYGRLFEACSTFLQEQLNPDNCLSMIRLSEILHCETLKERAKEMAVRCFSDVAASEDFCELSLPELMCYLEDDRLCAEEEQVFETLLAWIHHDPFSRRGAIHDLFKKVRLRYIHPTYLFQFIANDPLVQSSTLCTEIIESVRRLMFSVSAKCTRELKPLWTTPRRYTCHETLVVVGGRKNNEQTSREALLYDERTQRWQWLAKLPLRLYKASYVCIHSILYVVGGLSLSLISGESAVSATVYTLSLKTNQWRTAEPMLEPRYAHQSVSYLHFIFALGGIGPNTQISNTVERYNSMFNQWESMAPMPTAVLHPAVAANDQRIYVFGGEDALQNPVRLIQVYHISRNMWSRLETRTVKNVCAPAAVIEDKIYIVGGYTRRVIAYDTKANKFVKCANMKERRMHHAATVINNKLYVTGGRFLNGHDVIEDSDCFECYDPKTDVWTSKGSLPYKLFDHGSLSLISVSNRPNPP; encoded by the exons ATGGCCGGAATATCGCCTGAGACCTTTCCATTCAAAGACCAAGAGCTCCCTGCTCATCTCCTGTTTCAGTTGAACATATTAAGACAAGAGCAGATCTTCACCGATGTTATCTTGTGCACCGGAGACAAGGAGATCCCCTGCCACAGGAACGTCTTGGTTTCCAGCAGCCCGTACTTCCGTGCCATGTTCTGTAGCAATTTTCGAGAAAGCAGCCAGCCTAGAGTGGACCTGAAAGGCCTAGCGTCACAAGTCATCGAATGCATCGTGGATTACATTTATACGGGAACCATCACCATCACCATGGAGCTTGTGCTGCCATTGATGCAGGCGGCCTCCATGCTTCAGTACGGAAGGCTTTTCGAGGCCTGCTCCACGTTCCTACAGGAGCAGCTCAATCCGGACAACTGCCTGAGCATGATCCGGCTCTCCGAAATCCTTCACTGCGAAACCTTAAAGGAGAGGGCAAAAGAAATGGCCGTGCGTTGTTTTTCCGACGTAGCTGCTTCGGAGGACTTTTGTGAACTTTCGCTCCCCGAGCTCATGTGCTACTTGGAGGACGACAGGTTGTGCGCCGAGGAAGAGCAGGTGTTTGAAACACTCCTGGCTTGGATACACCACGACCCCTTTTCGCGACGCGGTGCCATTCACGATCTGTTCAAGAAGGTTCGGTTGAGGTACATCCATCCTACGTACCTCTTCCAGTTTATCGCCAACGATCCGCTCGTCCAGTCGTCTACGTTGTGCACCGAGATCATCGAGTCTGTTCGCCGTCTGATGTTTTCCGTTAGCGCGAAGTGCACCCGGGAATTAAAACCGTTGTGGACCACGCCACGTCGCTACACGTGCCATGAGACTCTAGTGGTGGTTGGAGGCCGCAAGAACAACGAACAGACGTCTCGAGAGGCACTGCTCTATGATGAGAGGACACAGAGATGGCAATGGCTAGCTAAACTGCCTTTGCGGCTGTACAAGGCGTCATATGTCTGCATCCACAGCATTCTGTACGTGGTTGGAGGACTTAGCTTAAGTCTCATTTCTGGAGAAAGTGCAGTCAGTGCTACAGTGTACACCCTTTCATTGAAGACCAACCAATGGAGGACCGCTGAGCCGATGCTGGAGCCACGTTACGCCCATCAGAGCGTCTCCTACCTTCACTTCATCTTCGCTCTTGGAGGTATAGGGCCGAACACACAGATCTCGAATACGGTGGAGCGCTACAACAGCATGTTTAATCAGTGGGAGTCCATGGCGCCGATGCCCACAGCAGTCCTGCACCCTGCGGTTGCCGCCAACGATCAGAGAATTTATGTGTTTGGAGGCGAGGATGCCTTGCAGAATCCTGTAAGGCTTATACAG GTGTATCACATATCCCGGAATATGTGGTCTAGACTTGAAACCCGGACGGTGAAGAATGTCTGTGCGCCGGCTGCCGTCATAGAAGACAAGATTTATATTGTCGGAG GATACACAAGAAGAGTGATTGCCTATGACACGAAAGCCAACAaatttgtcaagtgtgcaaacATGAAGGAGAGGAGGATGCACCACGCGGCCACAGTCATCAATAACAAACTCTATGTAACTGGAGGACGCTTCCTCAACGGTCATGATGTCATCGAGGACTCAGACTGCTTCGAATGCTACGACCCTAAAACTGACGTGTGGACTTCCAAAGGCTCTCTACCATACAAGCTGTTTGATCACGGCTCGCTATCTCTGATCTCCGTCTCCAACCGTCCCAACCCACCATGA